A section of the Pseudovibrio sp. M1P-2-3 genome encodes:
- a CDS encoding amidase, with the protein MLYENSATKNLGKLKSGEITSVQLVKSYLERINETDRSIQAWASLDPDFALDQAEKWDEIYAKGLPLGTLHGLPIGIKDIIDTKDFPTEWGTPVFKGRQPKHDAFLVARLKEAGAVLLGKTTCTEFALFSPSKTHNPHNPDYTPGGSSSGSAAATAAKQIPLALGTQTDSSLICPASYCGTYAFKPTIGVLSRRGLEPISQHFDQPGIFANSIEDLILLGDCLSAYDPRDPLSYPRPRPQLSTALTSPLSKPPRFVWFDLPYADQLDEQSRQLFEDLLSRLNGKVTRIKAPSSFDDYVSALVSTYSYEISRYQNHIYSKNWNQLSEEMQSFVKTCEGLTQTHYDNALKLKNQCDAYFSTFFESFDAVLTPSSTGIAPKFEEGIGNPVFCSLWTFAGLPALNLPIFISENGMPVGLQMIGARERDSELLASAAWLEDELRAS; encoded by the coding sequence ATGCTCTATGAAAACTCAGCCACAAAAAACCTAGGGAAACTCAAGTCAGGAGAAATTACTTCTGTCCAGCTTGTAAAGTCCTATTTGGAGCGCATTAACGAGACGGATAGATCCATTCAAGCGTGGGCTAGTCTTGATCCTGACTTTGCCCTGGATCAGGCTGAAAAATGGGACGAAATATATGCCAAAGGGCTGCCACTTGGCACCTTGCATGGTCTCCCCATCGGCATCAAAGATATTATTGATACCAAAGATTTTCCGACAGAATGGGGCACACCGGTTTTCAAAGGAAGACAACCCAAACATGATGCCTTCCTTGTGGCCAGATTAAAGGAGGCTGGGGCCGTTTTACTAGGGAAAACAACCTGCACAGAGTTTGCACTTTTTTCTCCTTCCAAAACACACAACCCACACAATCCAGACTACACACCGGGAGGGTCGTCTTCTGGTTCGGCGGCGGCTACCGCCGCAAAACAAATCCCCCTAGCGCTTGGAACACAAACCGACAGTTCACTTATTTGTCCCGCATCATATTGCGGCACTTACGCATTCAAGCCCACCATCGGCGTCCTTTCCCGTCGTGGTCTTGAACCAATAAGTCAGCATTTCGACCAGCCCGGGATCTTCGCCAATTCAATAGAAGACCTGATTTTACTTGGAGACTGCCTGAGTGCATATGATCCGCGCGACCCTTTGAGCTACCCTCGACCGCGCCCTCAACTGTCCACGGCTCTCACGTCTCCCTTGTCAAAACCACCTCGTTTTGTATGGTTCGACCTACCCTATGCGGACCAGCTGGATGAACAATCAAGGCAACTCTTTGAAGATCTGCTAAGCCGACTGAATGGAAAGGTCACCCGCATTAAAGCGCCCTCCAGCTTTGATGATTATGTTTCTGCCCTCGTCAGCACCTATTCCTATGAGATTTCCAGATACCAAAACCACATATATTCAAAGAACTGGAATCAGCTCAGTGAAGAAATGCAGTCTTTTGTAAAGACTTGCGAAGGTTTGACCCAAACACACTATGACAACGCTTTAAAACTGAAGAACCAATGCGATGCCTATTTCAGTACATTTTTTGAGAGTTTCGATGCAGTCCTAACGCCCAGCTCAACCGGAATAGCGCCAAAGTTTGAGGAGGGAATTGGAAACCCGGTCTTCTGCTCTCTTTGGACCTTTGCTGGCCTTCCGGCACTAAACCTTCCTATTTTCATTTCGGAAAATGGAATGCCGGTTGGCTTACAGATGATTGGAGCCAGAGAACGAGACAGTGAATTACTTGCCTCTGCCGCTTGGTTAGAAGACGAATTACGTGCTTCTTAA
- a CDS encoding MATE family efflux transporter yields the protein MSQKAVGTDNIFLSGSLPKLFAKTASPIILMMLVNGLFNLIDAYFLGVFVGPRELTAVTLMFPLFMLLIAFSTWVSSGFASVFSRLLGAGDTKAAGASYFEALALSAIVCLFLMLVFSWGGSMVTTWAAKGDLELAGFGYAYMSILIYGSAVGFFLAVSSDVMRCSGRAGVVALFSITGVALNVVFNYVFIVQLNWGVAGSAYGTLAAQTCSALAFLIYLAFIGNSVVKLEHIKEVTTKNWRAFIALGAPFSLGYIGVSLMSVATIFSLQLWGGDNYEVQAGAYGIITRFLTFTFLPMLGVSLALQSIVGNNYGAGDMQRTGQAFKVVLGIAIVYCVGVQIFYYLTADMLGYLFVEDVAIAAEASKILRICTMGLFLFGPTMMVGTYFQAIGDAKRSSILNLSRNYLFSIPLMLVVPAIVGGDSIWYVMPVTEVLVALLTLVVVATGPKGKGNLWQVARA from the coding sequence ATGTCACAAAAGGCAGTGGGAACAGACAATATCTTCTTGTCTGGTTCCCTTCCAAAACTCTTTGCGAAAACGGCGTCCCCCATCATCTTGATGATGTTGGTCAATGGCCTGTTTAATTTAATTGATGCCTATTTTCTGGGTGTATTTGTCGGTCCGCGGGAACTGACGGCTGTCACGCTCATGTTTCCGCTCTTCATGTTGTTGATTGCCTTTTCCACTTGGGTCTCCAGCGGCTTTGCAAGTGTGTTTTCGCGCCTTCTGGGCGCAGGAGATACAAAAGCGGCGGGAGCTTCCTACTTTGAAGCTCTGGCGCTTTCCGCCATTGTTTGCCTGTTCCTGATGCTGGTGTTTAGCTGGGGCGGAAGCATGGTGACCACTTGGGCGGCCAAGGGGGATCTTGAGTTGGCAGGCTTTGGCTATGCCTATATGTCCATCCTTATCTACGGAAGTGCGGTTGGATTCTTTCTCGCTGTCAGTTCCGATGTTATGCGCTGTTCCGGCCGAGCGGGGGTGGTTGCTCTTTTTTCCATAACTGGCGTCGCGCTCAATGTGGTGTTCAATTATGTGTTTATCGTGCAGCTGAACTGGGGCGTTGCCGGCTCGGCCTATGGCACGCTCGCAGCCCAAACCTGCAGCGCGTTAGCATTCCTTATATATCTTGCCTTTATCGGGAATTCAGTTGTGAAACTGGAGCACATCAAAGAGGTGACCACGAAAAACTGGCGTGCGTTTATTGCACTGGGTGCGCCGTTTAGCCTAGGGTATATCGGTGTTTCTCTCATGTCTGTTGCGACGATCTTTTCACTGCAGCTTTGGGGCGGAGACAACTATGAGGTTCAGGCTGGGGCTTACGGCATCATCACCCGCTTCTTGACGTTTACGTTCCTGCCCATGCTTGGGGTCTCGCTGGCCCTGCAAAGCATCGTGGGCAATAACTACGGCGCAGGGGATATGCAGCGTACTGGGCAGGCTTTTAAAGTCGTGCTTGGTATCGCCATTGTTTACTGTGTTGGAGTTCAGATCTTCTACTATCTCACTGCAGATATGCTGGGCTACCTGTTTGTTGAAGATGTTGCAATCGCGGCAGAGGCTTCCAAAATTCTGCGTATCTGCACCATGGGCTTGTTCCTGTTTGGCCCAACCATGATGGTTGGGACTTATTTTCAAGCTATTGGCGATGCAAAACGTTCAAGTATTTTGAACCTCTCTCGTAACTACCTGTTTTCAATCCCTCTCATGCTGGTGGTTCCGGCGATCGTGGGGGGAGACAGCATCTGGTACGTGATGCCGGTGACAGAGGTGCTCGTGGCACTGTTGACGCTGGTCGTTGTGGCAACCGGGCCAAAAGGTAAGGGCAACCTTTGGCAGGTGGCACGAGCCTAA
- a CDS encoding DUF1513 domain-containing protein — MSSKFHAITRRGLLSGLAGVAVASLVGGTAKSQDLHAANFSKLFGVGENEPLFANARRNNDGSFGLSVFDGAGQIVFTAPLPDRGHSISFDRNSGKLIAFARRPGNFAVLMDGNGTQNTKVFTSPDDRHFYGHGVFSSDGKLLYAPENDWQSKRGVIGIYDLSGTSPKRLGEIESHGVGPHDVLVCQKTGALVVANGGIYTRPDKAREKLNIDSMKPNVSWVDPKTGELLVRNELPTSLHQLSLRHMSQDGEGKVWIGGQYQGPTSHNPPLVAAITRDGEPKLLEMPGTLQDGLQNYIGSVTANRDGSVVATSCPRGGKVLFWKSEDLTLIGAQDIPDGCGVAPIDQQAFLISDGNGGVRYLEDAKDYAEVLAYHTGISWDNHLIPIG; from the coding sequence ATGTCCTCCAAATTCCATGCGATAACGCGCCGTGGTTTGCTGAGCGGCTTGGCAGGTGTTGCTGTGGCCTCGCTGGTTGGCGGCACTGCAAAAAGCCAAGACCTGCATGCAGCCAACTTTTCCAAGTTGTTTGGTGTGGGCGAAAATGAACCCCTGTTTGCTAATGCGCGGCGCAACAATGATGGCAGCTTTGGCCTTTCTGTTTTCGACGGGGCAGGGCAGATTGTGTTTACAGCTCCCTTGCCTGATCGTGGTCACTCCATCAGCTTTGATCGGAATTCCGGCAAGTTGATTGCTTTTGCGCGCCGACCGGGAAATTTCGCCGTTTTGATGGACGGGAACGGGACGCAAAACACCAAGGTTTTCACCAGTCCTGATGACCGGCATTTTTATGGGCATGGAGTTTTCTCATCCGATGGAAAGCTTCTCTATGCACCGGAAAATGACTGGCAATCGAAACGCGGCGTGATTGGAATTTATGATCTGAGCGGTACAAGCCCAAAACGCTTGGGTGAGATTGAGAGTCACGGGGTCGGTCCCCATGATGTACTGGTCTGTCAGAAAACAGGTGCTCTGGTCGTCGCCAATGGGGGGATCTATACTCGGCCCGACAAGGCGAGGGAAAAGCTGAATATCGACAGCATGAAACCTAACGTGAGCTGGGTTGATCCCAAGACGGGAGAGTTACTCGTACGGAACGAGCTGCCAACATCCTTGCACCAACTTTCCCTCCGCCACATGTCTCAGGACGGTGAGGGAAAGGTATGGATTGGTGGGCAATATCAAGGTCCAACGAGCCATAATCCTCCTCTTGTTGCTGCCATAACGCGGGACGGCGAACCAAAGCTGTTGGAGATGCCCGGCACCTTGCAAGATGGCCTTCAAAACTACATCGGCAGTGTGACTGCCAATCGGGATGGCTCAGTTGTGGCGACAAGTTGCCCTCGTGGCGGTAAGGTTCTCTTCTGGAAGAGTGAGGATCTCACATTGATTGGCGCACAAGACATTCCTGATGGCTGCGGAGTTGCCCCTATAGACCAGCAAGCCTTCCTGATCAGCGATGGAAATGGCGGAGTACGCTACCTCGAAGATGCTAAGGACTATGCCGAGGTGCTGGCTTACCACACAGGCATCAGCTGGGATAATCATCTGATCCCTATTGGGTAG
- a CDS encoding di-heme oxidoreductase family protein: protein MPAFGLAAHLLVRASAITVSCGALLLSTASAQSPLEYRDDLSLKDRQRAAQVTAPLASFEKGEAFEEMQAGKATSRKRVNRDAFSHPSQNLSFEEQQKFRVGNGLFRKLWTSSPASTKASDGLGPLFNARSCQGCHLKDGRGRPPYEGERAVSLFLRLSVEPSTDAERALLESGKVASLPHPVYGGQLQSFAVTGLAGEGEPKITYTEIPVELSDGETASLRKPTYSIENLGYGPLGDNTLVSPRVAPPMIGLGLLEAIHEGDILAKQDPEDADNDGISGRVSWVYNEASGENELGRFGWKGGNVTVRSQTAGAFSGDIGLSTPDKPNSYGDCMPAQTRCFEFATGEQENLGPTEGPDPVMELVTFYSQNLAVPRRRDTTDPQVLAGKQVFYESGCASCHTPKYVTRRDAPTKAHQFQLIWPYTDLLLHDMGEGLADGRPVGYANGREWKTPPLWGIGLTKTVNKHTFFLHDGRARNLLEAVLWHGGEAEAAKQAVVSMPSQDRADLIRFLESL, encoded by the coding sequence ATGCCAGCTTTCGGTCTAGCCGCGCACCTTCTTGTGAGGGCGTCAGCCATCACCGTCTCTTGTGGTGCTCTTCTCCTTTCCACTGCCAGTGCTCAGTCTCCTTTGGAATATCGCGATGACCTTTCCCTCAAGGATCGCCAGCGCGCTGCACAAGTCACCGCCCCACTGGCCAGCTTCGAAAAAGGTGAAGCCTTTGAAGAGATGCAGGCAGGTAAGGCGACCTCTCGAAAGCGTGTGAACCGGGACGCATTTTCTCACCCAAGCCAGAACCTGAGCTTTGAAGAACAACAAAAGTTCAGAGTCGGTAACGGCCTTTTTCGAAAACTCTGGACCTCTTCTCCTGCATCCACCAAAGCCTCCGATGGCCTTGGTCCCCTGTTCAATGCACGCTCCTGTCAGGGGTGTCACCTGAAAGACGGACGCGGCCGTCCTCCCTATGAAGGGGAACGGGCTGTTTCCTTGTTCTTGCGTTTGTCTGTTGAACCTTCAACGGATGCAGAAAGGGCGCTTTTGGAAAGTGGGAAGGTGGCCAGCCTGCCGCACCCTGTTTATGGGGGGCAGCTCCAATCTTTTGCCGTGACCGGTTTGGCTGGTGAGGGTGAACCAAAAATCACTTATACAGAGATTCCAGTGGAACTCTCTGACGGTGAGACGGCCTCACTACGCAAACCAACCTACTCAATCGAAAATCTAGGGTATGGCCCTCTTGGGGACAATACGCTTGTCTCACCTCGTGTTGCGCCGCCAATGATTGGTCTTGGACTTCTGGAAGCCATCCATGAGGGCGATATTCTGGCTAAGCAAGATCCCGAGGATGCTGATAATGATGGCATTTCGGGGCGGGTTAGCTGGGTTTACAATGAGGCGTCCGGCGAAAACGAACTGGGCCGGTTTGGCTGGAAGGGTGGAAATGTCACTGTGCGCTCGCAAACAGCTGGGGCATTTTCCGGAGATATCGGCCTTTCCACACCTGATAAGCCGAACTCTTATGGCGATTGTATGCCAGCACAGACCCGGTGTTTTGAATTTGCAACGGGAGAGCAGGAAAACCTTGGGCCAACCGAAGGGCCGGACCCTGTGATGGAGCTGGTGACATTCTACTCTCAAAATCTTGCTGTTCCACGGCGCCGCGACACAACAGACCCACAGGTTCTTGCGGGCAAGCAAGTGTTCTACGAAAGTGGTTGTGCAAGTTGCCATACGCCCAAATATGTTACCCGCCGCGATGCGCCAACAAAAGCGCATCAGTTCCAGTTGATCTGGCCTTACACCGACTTGCTGCTGCATGACATGGGTGAAGGTCTTGCTGATGGCCGTCCTGTGGGCTATGCCAATGGCAGAGAATGGAAAACGCCACCACTTTGGGGCATTGGGCTTACCAAGACCGTGAACAAGCATACCTTCTTCTTGCATGACGGGCGTGCCCGAAATCTATTGGAAGCTGTATTGTGGCACGGCGGAGAGGCGGAAGCTGCAAAGCAAGCGGTTGTTTCCATGCCTAGCCAAGATCGGGCAGACCTGATCCGTTTTCTGGAGTCCTTGTAA
- a CDS encoding TSUP family transporter: MSQTLLPEFVPWIICAATVVIGTLVQRLSGAGYGMFAAPVMALVAPEWLPGSVILVGSVVGAGALLNANNAVIWRDLPPGFAGRIFGAAIAAYIAAAVIGTEILPIIVGSIVLLAVGLSLIGMTISITKTSLFAAGGISGIMSTLMGVGAPPMAILYSTVETRRAAATQNAFYGFGTLISIAALSVAGVLTISQLVFAATLVPFVLLGLIVSRPLANNFERQEIRPWALGLAALSALLLLTRSF, encoded by the coding sequence ATGTCTCAAACACTTCTACCTGAATTTGTTCCTTGGATTATTTGTGCGGCTACAGTCGTAATAGGTACACTTGTGCAACGCCTTTCGGGAGCTGGCTACGGAATGTTTGCTGCGCCCGTTATGGCTCTGGTCGCGCCTGAATGGTTGCCAGGTTCTGTAATATTGGTTGGGTCCGTGGTGGGAGCTGGTGCTCTTTTGAACGCAAATAATGCTGTTATCTGGAGAGATTTACCACCAGGCTTTGCTGGGAGAATTTTCGGCGCTGCTATAGCTGCTTACATAGCAGCGGCTGTTATTGGTACGGAAATACTACCAATAATAGTTGGAAGTATTGTACTGCTTGCAGTTGGATTAAGCCTAATCGGGATGACGATTTCTATTACAAAGACGTCGCTTTTCGCAGCTGGGGGCATTAGCGGTATTATGAGCACTCTCATGGGAGTTGGAGCACCGCCGATGGCGATCCTCTATTCAACCGTGGAGACACGACGTGCGGCCGCAACACAAAACGCTTTCTATGGATTTGGAACTTTAATCTCAATCGCCGCTCTTTCAGTAGCGGGTGTTCTTACCATATCACAACTTGTGTTCGCAGCGACTTTGGTTCCTTTTGTTCTATTGGGTTTAATTGTGTCACGACCTTTGGCAAATAATTTTGAACGACAAGAAATCCGTCCTTGGGCTCTGGGTTTGGCGGCGTTATCTGCGCTGCTTTTGCTCACTCGTAGCTTCTGA
- a CDS encoding imelysin family protein codes for MVAARVSRLLGLAVVTTGLLFSPQVMAEDYRTYNKRLVENYIRPQFTRMVSVFEGLEGATEVVCSTPSESAQKAFSGAFTASVKALAQVDFLRFGPLAAENRSQRLAFLPDSRSVTRRQINKLLANPDEKATKAATLKTKSVALQGLTALERIAFGSDGQVILGTGTDNEAFVCSYANAIGQRLVLTAKELVAEWNDPDGYSKELLDPDPSHQLIKTDREAAELTYNSLVTALVIVKDQILLPVVGKTAEKAKPYRAPFARSHNALAYLSANLHGIDSSIQAADYAEGLTEDQKWATDSLTFEFMNAQRTLETIRGPLNETAREPDVRDQLSYLIVIVDGVKEVLATDISGYLGLSGGFNALDGD; via the coding sequence ATGGTTGCCGCGCGTGTTTCTCGTCTCCTTGGTCTTGCTGTTGTAACCACCGGTCTTTTGTTTAGCCCACAAGTAATGGCTGAGGATTACAGAACCTACAACAAGCGGCTGGTGGAGAATTATATCCGGCCCCAGTTTACCCGAATGGTGAGCGTGTTTGAGGGACTGGAAGGCGCAACCGAAGTGGTGTGCAGTACTCCCTCTGAGAGTGCACAAAAAGCGTTTTCGGGAGCCTTTACCGCCAGTGTGAAAGCGCTGGCACAGGTGGACTTTCTGCGCTTTGGGCCACTTGCTGCGGAAAACCGCTCCCAGCGTCTGGCGTTCCTGCCAGATAGCCGGAGTGTGACCAGACGGCAAATCAACAAGCTGTTGGCCAACCCGGATGAAAAAGCGACCAAGGCAGCGACCTTGAAAACCAAAAGTGTGGCCCTGCAAGGTTTGACAGCACTGGAGCGCATTGCCTTTGGTAGTGACGGGCAAGTGATATTGGGAACGGGTACTGATAACGAGGCGTTTGTCTGTTCTTATGCAAATGCGATTGGCCAGCGTCTCGTTCTGACAGCAAAGGAATTGGTTGCGGAGTGGAATGATCCAGATGGATATTCCAAGGAGCTTCTTGATCCCGATCCGTCTCATCAGCTTATCAAGACGGATCGGGAAGCGGCAGAGCTGACCTATAACTCCCTCGTGACAGCTCTGGTGATTGTGAAAGATCAGATCCTGTTGCCAGTGGTTGGAAAAACTGCGGAAAAAGCCAAGCCCTACCGTGCGCCCTTTGCCAGAAGCCATAATGCGCTGGCCTACCTTTCTGCAAACCTGCATGGCATAGACAGTTCTATTCAAGCTGCAGATTATGCGGAAGGGCTGACTGAGGATCAGAAATGGGCAACCGATAGCCTCACGTTTGAATTCATGAACGCGCAGCGTACGCTGGAGACTATCAGGGGGCCGTTGAATGAAACTGCCCGCGAGCCGGATGTGCGTGATCAGCTTTCCTATCTCATTGTGATTGTTGACGGTGTGAAAGAGGTTCTGGCGACGGATATCTCGGGCTACCTTGGCCTTTCCGGCGGCTTTAATGCGCTGGATGGGGACTGA
- the speA gene encoding biosynthetic arginine decarboxylase, with product MRNHEGAPHSVYGLDRWGKGLISVLPNGDIGLSNPLKPDAPKISLPEIVSDLEQRGISSPLLLRVSSFLQNEIHRINNSFAASIKRVGYKGVYRGVFPIKVNQQAQVVDRIVEYGREYSYGLEAGSKPELVIALAHRLPDDALIVCNGVKDEEFIRLAILSRKIGFNTIIVLESPKELDTVISVVEELGEEPLLGVRVKLTNQIGGNWAESSGDRSTFGMNTDQLVSVLDKLRDHNLLHCLKLQHSHLGSQVPDVNDVRRAVNEACRYFSELKSEGVPLTHLDLGGGLGIDYTGEKKASENSINYSVEEYCDAVVETVCYAMDEAELDHPVLVTESGRAVVATSSMLLFNVLETTLFDAATAPDVEEDDHHLVSDLAAIRGYLTAERMQECVNDADFYRNELRALFRRGYIGLRQMGRAERIYLNLMAHIKALARTVESRPEIETHLAKQVDIYHCNFSLFQSLPDVWAIDQIHPIVPLQQLNEEPDRRAVLSDITCDSDGKVDQFILADGMSPSLPVHSLTEDKPYYMGVFFVGAYQETLGDLHNLFGDTNVATIELREDGGFDLLQEVEGDTISQVLSYVEYDPRDCVDTFRKMIDRAISLGKIKNSDRRTLMAAYRDSINGYTYYE from the coding sequence TTGCGCAACCACGAAGGTGCTCCTCACTCCGTTTATGGACTAGACCGTTGGGGCAAAGGGCTTATTTCCGTACTGCCCAATGGTGATATCGGGCTCAGCAATCCGCTCAAGCCAGATGCTCCAAAAATCAGTCTTCCAGAAATCGTTTCAGATCTTGAACAGCGTGGAATTTCTTCGCCGCTGTTGCTGCGGGTCAGTTCGTTTTTGCAAAATGAAATCCACCGGATCAACAACAGCTTTGCCGCATCCATCAAGCGGGTGGGGTATAAAGGCGTTTATCGCGGTGTGTTCCCTATCAAGGTGAACCAGCAGGCGCAGGTTGTAGACCGTATTGTTGAATACGGACGCGAGTATTCTTATGGGCTTGAAGCTGGCTCAAAGCCTGAACTGGTGATCGCGCTGGCGCACCGTTTGCCTGATGATGCTTTGATCGTGTGTAACGGGGTGAAAGACGAAGAGTTCATCCGCCTTGCCATTTTATCCCGCAAGATCGGTTTTAACACCATCATCGTTCTGGAAAGCCCGAAAGAGCTGGACACGGTTATTTCTGTTGTCGAGGAATTGGGCGAAGAGCCGCTTCTTGGTGTGCGCGTAAAGCTGACCAACCAGATTGGCGGAAACTGGGCGGAAAGCTCTGGCGACCGTTCCACCTTCGGCATGAATACCGATCAGCTGGTTTCGGTTCTTGATAAACTGCGTGACCATAACCTGCTTCACTGCCTGAAGCTGCAGCACTCTCACCTTGGCTCGCAAGTGCCTGATGTGAACGATGTGCGCCGCGCGGTGAATGAAGCTTGCCGGTATTTTTCCGAGTTGAAGAGTGAAGGGGTGCCGCTGACCCATTTGGACCTTGGCGGCGGCCTTGGTATTGACTACACAGGTGAGAAAAAAGCCAGCGAAAACTCCATCAACTATTCCGTTGAAGAGTACTGCGATGCGGTGGTCGAAACGGTTTGCTATGCCATGGATGAAGCTGAGCTGGATCATCCTGTATTGGTGACAGAGAGCGGACGCGCTGTAGTTGCCACATCGTCGATGCTGCTGTTTAACGTTTTGGAAACAACCCTGTTTGATGCCGCAACAGCGCCGGACGTGGAAGAGGATGATCACCATCTGGTTTCCGACCTCGCTGCTATTCGCGGGTATTTGACCGCCGAGCGCATGCAGGAGTGTGTGAATGATGCAGACTTCTATCGCAATGAGCTGCGGGCACTTTTCCGCCGTGGCTATATCGGTTTACGCCAGATGGGGCGGGCGGAGCGTATCTACCTCAATTTAATGGCGCATATTAAAGCTCTGGCCCGCACTGTTGAGAGCCGACCGGAGATTGAAACCCATTTGGCTAAACAGGTTGATATCTATCACTGTAACTTCTCCCTGTTCCAGTCCCTGCCAGATGTGTGGGCCATTGATCAAATCCACCCAATTGTGCCACTGCAGCAGCTCAATGAAGAGCCGGACAGGCGCGCGGTACTTTCTGATATCACCTGCGATTCTGATGGCAAGGTGGACCAGTTCATTCTGGCGGACGGCATGTCTCCCTCGCTTCCGGTGCACAGCCTGACAGAGGATAAGCCCTACTACATGGGCGTGTTCTTTGTGGGGGCCTATCAAGAAACGCTGGGCGATCTGCATAACCTGTTTGGCGATACCAATGTGGCGACTATTGAACTGCGCGAAGATGGCGGTTTTGACCTTCTGCAAGAAGTGGAAGGGGATACCATCTCTCAGGTTCTGTCCTACGTGGAATATGACCCACGCGACTGTGTCGATACTTTCCGCAAAATGATTGATCGCGCAATTTCACTGGGTAAAATCAAGAATTCTGATCGTCGCACTTTGATGGCTGCCTATCGGGACAGCATCAACGGTTACACTTACTACGAATAA
- a CDS encoding glyoxalase superfamily protein, translating into MDQPYTFPSVQELKEQAKRLRAELQDRGVRLGHSQSLEILSKQLGFKNWNTLHAKAGNGSRPIAVGARVRGTYLKQPFEAEVIGLHGAQDSQMRRITLQLIEPVDVSAFESMKILRSRISVLINSRGQTGEKTSDGEPHLRLDL; encoded by the coding sequence ATGGATCAGCCATACACTTTTCCAAGCGTTCAAGAGCTGAAGGAACAGGCAAAACGGCTGCGTGCCGAATTGCAAGATCGGGGCGTTCGGTTGGGGCACAGCCAGTCCTTGGAAATACTCTCCAAACAGCTTGGCTTTAAAAACTGGAACACATTGCACGCGAAAGCTGGCAATGGGAGCCGTCCCATTGCTGTGGGTGCTCGGGTAAGGGGAACTTATCTTAAACAGCCGTTTGAAGCGGAAGTCATTGGCCTGCACGGAGCGCAGGATAGCCAGATGCGCCGGATCACCCTGCAGCTTATCGAGCCTGTTGATGTCTCGGCGTTTGAAAGCATGAAAATCTTGCGCTCTCGAATATCGGTTCTCATTAACTCGAGAGGCCAAACGGGAGAGAAAACGTCTGATGGAGAGCCTCACTTGCGGCTCGATCTCTAG
- a CDS encoding imelysin family protein: MRKMAATLLSAVAMSTMVSAGHAASSNEVLDNYGDIAQAIFEDSLATAKGLQSAVNALIENPSDETLGAARAAWVEARHPYQQSEVYRFGNAIVDDWEGKVNAWPLDEGLIDYTDASYGAESEENPFYAANVIANTKLMIAGEEVDATEITASLLSDTLQEAGEVEANVATGYHAIEFLLWGQDLNGTGPGAGNRPATDFDTENCTNGNCERRAQYLQAATSLLISDLEEMVAAWSANGEGRKELSDKGEAGGLATILTGMGSLSYGELAGERIKLGLMLHDPEEEHDCFSDNTHFSHYNDVVGIRNVFLGGYSRVDGSTLSGPSLKELIAAKDAKLSEELEADLNATVAAFQKIVDRAEGGEAYDQMIGEDNAEGNALIQAGVDALVAQTASIQRAVQILDLEDIAFEGSDSLDNPSAVFE, translated from the coding sequence ATGCGTAAAATGGCTGCAACACTGCTTTCTGCAGTTGCTATGAGTACAATGGTTAGCGCCGGTCATGCGGCAAGCTCCAATGAAGTTCTCGATAACTATGGTGACATCGCTCAGGCGATCTTTGAGGATTCTCTGGCAACCGCAAAAGGTTTGCAATCCGCAGTTAACGCTCTGATTGAAAACCCTTCGGACGAAACACTGGGCGCGGCTCGTGCTGCTTGGGTTGAAGCTCGTCACCCTTACCAGCAGAGTGAAGTTTACCGCTTCGGCAATGCAATCGTTGATGACTGGGAAGGTAAAGTGAATGCATGGCCTTTGGATGAGGGCCTCATTGACTACACCGACGCTTCCTATGGCGCGGAATCTGAAGAAAACCCGTTCTACGCGGCCAACGTCATTGCCAACACCAAGCTGATGATTGCTGGTGAGGAAGTGGATGCCACTGAAATCACAGCTTCTCTTCTTTCTGATACTTTGCAGGAAGCTGGTGAAGTGGAAGCAAACGTTGCAACCGGTTATCACGCAATTGAATTCCTGCTGTGGGGTCAGGACCTGAATGGAACAGGCCCTGGCGCTGGCAACCGTCCGGCAACAGATTTTGATACTGAAAACTGCACAAACGGAAACTGTGAACGCCGCGCGCAGTACTTGCAAGCTGCCACAAGCCTTCTGATTTCTGATCTGGAAGAAATGGTTGCTGCATGGTCTGCAAACGGTGAAGGCCGTAAAGAGCTTTCAGACAAAGGTGAAGCTGGCGGACTGGCAACCATTCTGACTGGAATGGGTTCCCTTTCCTATGGTGAGCTGGCTGGCGAGCGCATCAAGCTTGGTCTGATGTTGCATGATCCTGAAGAAGAGCATGACTGCTTCTCTGACAACACACACTTTTCCCACTACAACGATGTGGTTGGTATTCGTAACGTGTTCCTCGGCGGTTATTCCCGCGTTGACGGCAGCACCCTTTCCGGTCCTTCCTTGAAAGAGCTTATTGCTGCAAAAGACGCGAAACTTTCTGAAGAGCTGGAAGCTGATTTGAACGCTACCGTTGCAGCCTTCCAGAAAATCGTGGATCGTGCTGAAGGCGGTGAAGCCTACGACCAGATGATTGGTGAAGACAACGCAGAGGGCAACGCCCTTATTCAAGCCGGTGTTGATGCTCTGGTTGCGCAAACAGCGTCCATTCAGCGCGCAGTGCAGATATTGGATCTGGAAGACATTGCCTTTGAGGGTTCCGACAGTCTCGACAACCCGTCCGCTGTCTTCGAGTAA